In the genome of Bacteroidales bacterium, one region contains:
- the istB gene encoding IS21-like element helper ATPase IstB, translating into MNNNQTIEKLKKMRINAMAELHLQHVKNNQLTDVTPDDYLALLTDHEWEERQNKKIQRLLKQAGFRQKASLAEVSYNENRNLDKNMFQRLSSLDFITRKENLIFTGPSGVGKSYLAQALGNQACMLEYKVLYTITSRLFKRFKLSKADGTYMKELNKLAKMDLLILDDFGLQSLDKQDRETLMDIIDDRYNQKSTIVSSQIPVSVWYDIIGEGTIADAILDRLVNSSHRIDLKGDSLRKGILETQ; encoded by the coding sequence ATGAACAACAATCAGACTATTGAAAAACTCAAAAAAATGCGCATCAATGCAATGGCCGAGTTGCACCTGCAGCATGTAAAAAACAACCAACTAACCGATGTTACACCCGATGACTACCTGGCTTTGCTTACCGACCATGAATGGGAGGAGCGGCAAAACAAAAAAATACAACGCTTGCTTAAACAAGCCGGTTTTCGTCAGAAGGCCTCACTGGCCGAGGTGAGTTACAACGAAAACAGGAACCTGGATAAAAACATGTTCCAAAGACTATCCTCGCTAGATTTTATTACACGCAAAGAAAATCTCATCTTTACCGGGCCTTCAGGTGTTGGCAAAAGTTACCTGGCACAAGCCCTGGGCAATCAGGCATGCATGCTGGAATACAAGGTGCTTTACACGATTACTTCGCGACTTTTTAAACGCTTTAAGCTCTCGAAGGCGGATGGCACATACATGAAAGAACTCAACAAACTCGCTAAAATGGATTTGTTAATATTAGATGACTTTGGGCTTCAATCGCTTGACAAACAAGATCGGGAAACCCTAATGGATATTATTGATGATCGGTACAATCAAAAATCCACCATTGTATCATCGCAAATCCCAGTATCGGTATGGTATGACATCATTGGGGAAGGAACCATTGCCGATGCTATACTCGATCGATTG